The Notolabrus celidotus isolate fNotCel1 chromosome 19, fNotCel1.pri, whole genome shotgun sequence DNA window GAGTCTCAAATATGGACTTGCAGCAGCACATGACATGTTGCATAGCTGCTGCCAGGAGTGCTGAAAAGCTCTACGTCTTTAACAacaagtttgtgttttttgagaATTTAATGAAACCCTTATGCAAAAAGAAATGTGCAATAGACTGTTAGAAAGAGGTGGAAGGATTGTTTCTGTCCTCCTTGGAACCATTTTCACAGATCTTCACTAATTTGACCTCACGGttcctttttgtgtctttttgggCTAAAGCGCCAATTACACtgcaataaaaatcaaatctttGCAAAtgcatttttgcacatttttgccaaaatatctcattacGCAGATAATATGCAACATTGATCTAACAAGTCCAGAtataaatcttatttcaagacatTACAAGCCACTAATGACTAGTTCACAaaagcacagacagacagaaaacaacagaaatgggtaaaagaaaataagagtcataatcataaaaaatactaagaaatagaataaaatcaatgtagtaaaaatgataaaataagtaaggtataatgcaaaataaaaaatcagtgaatgtttaaaaaagaatcatataaatacaagaaataaatagataactgaataagataaataaatgttgttaaaacaatgatataataatgcagtccagggttaaaaataaattactccaattAAAAgccataataaaaaaaaggtaagtcttaagtttacttaaaaaaaaacaagcagttcATTGGGTGTATTGAGTAAAAATGACGGCCCATACAGCCATTAAGATATAGACCTGATCAATGAATGGAAAACCCTGTGACTGTAGCCTGTGAAATACAGTTAAACAACAGAACTATGAGCACAGTGCACAGATTGTCAACATGTTGCGTGCTCAGAAACGCTTTAAAAGTCAATCAGACACAATATTAAAGTGAGGAGAAGGCAGGTCGGTGTATTATTCCCACCCTCgctctgctgtttgttctgaTCCCAGACTCTCAGTTTGGCTGTCGGAGCAGCAACCAGCGACGGAGTTTAAAGCTCTGAgcatcagtgtttctgtttgttcccTGAAAGATTCATAAGAGCCACATCCACATGAATCATTCACTAAGGAAATGATTGTCGTAAACATGAAGTGCCATCCCTGCCACTGTGCGCTGAAAAATTCATGCTTTTTAAGGCATAAATTATGACACGgctgagagggagggggggggctgTGACTTCCTCCATGTCAACCTTCGTCTTCCTGAGACGAagttctctgtctctcacacacacatacacacaaacacacacacacaccaattttTATCAGTAACAATATTTAAGAACAGAGACTAATTGATCAGTGACTTTAGATACCCCTCAGGTGTCATTTGTGCACATCTTCCTGTAGCTCATTATTTTAAGTCTTTTTAAGTGACGAAAACATAAAATCACATTGTAATTTAAATATCTAAGTTACATTACTAATGTAAGGTTCTGCTATTTGAACCCTTAGCCGTGATCTTTTACCTAACCAAGATGTTTTCATCCCTAAACAAGTGGTCTAggtgcctaaacctaacctCACTGCAACCGCTCAGCAATGttatcacccagctgtgttaaatatcaaatcaatctgcagaaaggagctcagcacattccccctctgcctgttatGACTGTGGTAGAACTGTTAGAATTGAATGGgaaagaatggaatggaaaggaacggaatggaacagaacatatcaaagcagaatggattTGAAAGGAACACttgaaagcagaacagaatggaacagaacacatgaaagtagaatggaatggaacacatgaAAGCaggacggaatggaacacatgaAAGCAGAACTGAATGGAACAGACCACATGaaagtagaatggaatggaacacatgaaagtagaatggaatggaacagaacgcATGAAAGCaggacggaatggaacacatgaAAGCAggacagaatggaacagaacacatGAAAGCAGAACTGAATGGAACAGACCACATGAAAGTAGAATGGAAAGGAACACATGaaagtagaatggaatggaacagaacgcATGAAAGCaggacggaatggaacacatgaAAGCAGGacggaatagaacagaacacatGAAAGCaggacggaatggaacacatgaAATCaggacggaatggaacacatgaAAGCAggacagaatggaacagaacacatGAAagcagaacggaatggaaccgAACACATGAAAGCAggacagaatggaacacatgaAAGCAGGACGGAATGGAACAGAGCGCATGAAAGCAggacggaatggaacagaacacatGAAAGCAggacggaatggaacagaacacatGAAagcagaacggaatggaacacgtGAAAGCAGGATGGAATGGAACAAATGAAAGCAggacagaatggaacagaacacatGAAAGCAGGACGGAATGGAACCGAACACATGAAAGCAggacagaatggaacacatgaAAGCAGGacggaatagaacagaacacatgaaagcagaacggaatggaacacatcaaagcagaacggaatggaacagaacacatcaaagcagaacggAACCCGTTTGAATAGAAagatctgattggtcaaaaccacatTGAtcctcaacaacaaaagcaatgcCAGGCTCAATCTGATCACACACAAGTAGTTCTGTCACATTCCCCCTTTGCCTGTTGATATACTGGTAAAATGTCTTACAAGAATGATATTGAGTATTGGTTGAGTGAATACGTGCTGCAAAAACTCATAACTAACCTAGTGTTTCTAGAATCTTATTTCTAAAAGCCACACTCACGTTACAAGTCCAGATAAATATCCTGATTCAAGATATTACAAACGAAAAGTAAGACCCGAACTATTTGtattgagtaaaaaaaaaaaaactgccctTATTCCAAGAACCTTGATACGTACATTTTTTGTACCCTAGTGGCAGATTTGCTTTGTCTcatgtttttgcagtgcagccCTGCAAGTACAAAGATGGTTGCAGGGCTTTAGTTTAGAACATGAATCAAATCCACAACTCCTCAGATGTAGGAAAAAGAGCTAACAGGAGTAATTGTGAATTTGTTAGTGGAATGAACGGAGAGCTGTACTTGGATCAAGAATCCTctctttttaaattgatttaaatgtttagtgaaaaaaagaacaaaacgggttgaaatgttgaaacagaGCAAAACAGAGACTGTTTTTCTGATCATTCAAACACTTATAGTTCCTCTCCTGTTTACATCTTTATCACTGCGAGGCCTCGGTTCtagtttttgatttgtgtgtgtgtgtgtgtgtgtgtgtgtgtgtgtgtgtgtgtgtgtgtgtgtgtgtgtatgtgtgttcctCCTCCCTCTATCTTCTTTCTGCTCTCACTGCCaggacctgttttttttttctaaggagTGTGTGGTCCTATCTGTGTGAGCATGTTCCcgcctttgtgtgtgttctcctctctctccctctctctccctctctctctctctctctccccgtaTATTCGGCCCTCACCTCGAGGCGAGTCGATCCTCTTACAGTAATACCATTGCCTAATCTCAGAGGCGTATCAGAGGGAGCTCAGAGCGCTCGGCACTAATAGGTTCACACAAATGGGATCTAGTCAAAAACCTCCCAATCCTCCTGCCTCTGTAAATATGGAGAGCATTATCTGAGTCCGCCCGGAGGCCTTCGATGTGGAACTGATGCAGATTtgacagagagactgagagataGCAGCCAAAAAAAAGGTGATTTAACATGCTGTTAGTAGTGTTACAGCAGTAATTTTATTGGTTGTAGGGATGAACCGAATACGGTTTCAACTTTTTAGAAAACCCTGATGGAGTCATTCATGCAGGATTGTAATGTGAACAGTTTGGAGGGTGGTGAAAAGAatatctgacattttttaactctgtgtttttgatctttttGAGGCAAAAGCCAGGCCTTCACTGATGCTgaggcttcttcttcttcaatttAAGCTGTAGTTTCCCCCATTTCCTGACATGTGCAGAAAAGCAATCTGAAGCATACACATCTCTAAAATGTCAAAGTGCAGGATTCATGGTTTCACTGAGATGAAAACATCTACATGTGTTAAGTCTGTAAATTAAATTTACAGAACTAAAGAAAAACAGTTAAATTAAccctaaaaaaacacattttactgcttCATCAACCAGCTTGTATATTTATTCGCTGTTATGTCAGTAACAGCCGGGTCTTCCTCAGTcagcttccactcctccatTGCCTTCAGTTTAACTTCTGTCACATGCATCGGGCTGGTTTGTAGCACGTTGTCACATAAAGCACACAGAACGGGCAGTAATTGTCACATAGGATGCTCTGATCCGTGAAGTCGAACCCATCAGGGGCGGGGGAaactctctgcagactggagtgcatcttccacctctcctctcatctctgcataaagagatgaaacagcttttcttcttttttggttTTCAAAGTGGCGAGAGCTTTTTGTTAACTTATTTCCACGACTGTCTGACATTAtccaacatatttatttttctgttgtctTCCAGCTCATTGTTGAGTTGTTTGGTAAACAACTTTTCTGTTCTGCTTCACTCTCATGGTTCAGTCAGCCTCCCAGTGTGCCACAGTAGGCAGCTTTTTTAAGAATAAAGCTACGGTGGCTGAGAAAGGCAGATGATTTGAAGTGGCCTAAACAATGGCTattttcgaaactgcctactatactagctgtgcgtactgatttggtcaaaattcagtatgtagcatgtgaacaagagaaaaatgtgcagtatgccaaaactccccggatgtccactgattcaggaaaatttcacagtatgcatcggaccggTCTGCCTaacatactgtttcccacaatgcacagtactcgttccgctttttcttttttcttcttttttgaccaggggaactcagtttgtttgtgctgtgaaaattattaaattccatataaaccacttcttaactttttaaatcattagtgatgctaaagaagcagtttctctatcagcttggccgttgttaacttctgctttccgaaaccggcaatccagcgacgtctggctcagcatcctgcagaccaaaCCCAACAGAACAgccagactacagactaaatccaaatgtagtatgtagtatacAGTTCCTACTGCTTACAACATtaataggtagtatgtagcaggccgtttcaaaaacagcccatCTCTATCAGCAAAAAGGAGCAAGCTGCAAATTTTGCAGCTTGCTCCTTTTTGCAAATTCCAATACACATGCaaaagtgcaaaacacaacaacaaaactgtATTAACAATAAATGTGCTGCACACACCCGACATGGACGTGCAAACCCCGAAACACACAGAactagaaacaaagaaaaaacgcAGCAAATCAAGACGTCACAGCGTGAGAGCCCCGGGCCTGTAGGGTCGCAGAGTGAAACAGCTTCAGAAGTGATGGGACTGTCGGTCGGTAATAAAGCTGTTTCACGTAACGCCGCCGCACGAACAAAAGAAGTAAAATTATTACGTATTTATCAGCCTGACAGCCTGTCGTTCAAACTCTTATTCATCGTACAGGAAGATAAAGTCAGTGTCTCTGAAGCCTTTTGACTGCAGCAGGCAGGACTGTGTTTAACTCCTGCAAAACAtgagctgtgtttttgtttttgttgttgttgttgttgttgtttttgacagTGCAGAAGAGCAGAACAAAGCACAGCACAAATACAAACTGACCACAGCTGGTGCAGACTTTTCACATCTACAGGAGGTGAGAGTTTGATTCTTCATAGACTGTTTGTTTGAGGTGGACAGCGTCcgactgtccctttaaaatgatctttgtttTATTGCCAGAATATCTGTTTCATTTGTCTGGCTCAAATCTCTGCAACCATTTTTAATGAATCAAACAAATCCAAACTTTTAATGATTCCTCTTTGTATCATGTTCtagtcattttaattttcaaacttCTTTCTTTGCATATTTTCTAATTATTATATTTGCTTATGTGTAACTTAAAGATGCAGAGGTAGATAAGAGCTCTCTGAGCAGAAATTAAgctaatacttttttttttttttttttacatgtaatgAAAGAAATAAGCATGACATCAGATTCCTAAAGCTTGTGCAGTATCTGCTCGGTAGCCTATGTAGCAAGTAGAGATGTACATTTAAAGCTATGAAGCTATGATACCTGCTCCATAAACTGCTCACTCAGGAGAAGGTGCATGAAAGTCTGAGAGAATAGAAGTGATGAAACCTGTTCAGATGTTTACTGCCATGCGACCGGCTGCCCtctgttcctgctgctgaaaTACAAACTAACTGGAGTTAGGATGTAATCAGAAGAGAgctgagagacagaaacagtcCTGCAGTGACACCCAGAGGCTACAGACGGTACTGCTGCAATAAAAGTCCCTGaaatacactgaacaaaaatataaacgcaacacttttgtttttgttctcatttttcatgcgctgaactcaaagatctaagaCACTAAAGGCCTCTTTCTTtcaaatattgttcacaaatgtttctaaatctgtgttagtgagcacttcttCTTTGCccagataatccatccacctcacaggtgtggcatatcaagatgctgattagatCAGAAATAGTCTCTGTCCAGATGTGAGAATAGGCTCTCTaagaataacatttaaaaaaaaaagttttaaaaagggtGCAAGCAGACcctcacaattaaaaaaaataaaataaacaaatgttttttattattttaattttagattttttaaattattattttttttattttgctttatgtaaatatattatatatttttcttgtgCTACTCTTCCTattgtgtctgtgttgctgcaacaaccaaatttcccccggggatcaataaagtaatatcttatcttatcaatgaaacaaaacatcaatGCTTTGTTTCATCTTATCAATGCTAAAAACTGTAAGGAAATAAAATTACAGTATTTGATCCAGCAGGTAGCTACAGACACAAAATACATGAAGCATACAGGAAACACATGAAGCAGCATTAAGCTACGTTAAACAGGACTGAGAGGCTGATGGGGTAGATCATTTGCAGGTAACTTTTTAACAAAGGCCATTTTTTTCCCAAACCTTCTACTCCAAAATGAgtgacaaaataataaatatattaaaaatatagatAGATAATACATGTTGAAAATCTGcacaaataatacaataaacatTAATTTCATTGATTATTTACCAGGTACTTCATGAATGAATCTCACTTTATTCAATTAAAATACTAGAAATAAAGAGTTTTAATGATCAGAGCGAGGGTTTGACGTACAAGAAGAACAAATCTATAAAATCTATATAATGTGTTacctttacattttaaaagtcaaacagaaaaaaacactttggtcCTTGAATCATTTTACAATCAGTGGTGTCAATCCTACACTTTAACAGTAAAATTGTTCATTgatgatttaattatttaatcacacaacatatttttgtttcctctttgttgCCCTTAAGTTTAaccaaaatgatacaataagtCAGTCAGAACAAATTAGATAATGGTCGTCTGCTTTTCTATCCATTATCTTGTCTTTAATGTTAAAGGAAGAACTGCTAATGTTCCTACGAACCAAATTCTAAGGTGATAAAGAATAAAACAGTCTCCTCACTGTTAGTATTTCATTCTCCAGGttgtaaagaataaaataataaagaataaaaatgaatctatatgtgttttaaaaagtttaactgatctgaaatcaacacaaagaaatCACTGAGTCTgtgaacacaagacaagatatACTGCAATCACTAATTTGCCCACTTGATGGTGCTGTTACACAAAGAAACTCACAGCTGTTGCTCACCTGCCCAGCCTAGCCTTCATTACTGTAGACTCTTCCAGAAAAGGAGATTCATCGAAAAAGAgtgacttatttattcatgatcACAATATGATTAAATGTTTCTAATTTGGATGGTGCACTAACTAAAGAAAGAACAGATTTGGGCTgtgaactcaaaatttcaactttaaaacaaacagaaagtttctGAAGCTTGAATATCAACAGAGTCAGAAGTAGAGGACAGACAAGTCTCACATTGTTGTTAGTTCAGGACGTGCAGGAAAAACAATTCACTGTTGTGACACCCCGGCCTCCATCAGCGGTAATATGACgaagttttctctctctctatagaCAGATATCTTCATTAAGGTGCAGCCAACAATTTCTGCAAATCTGctcaacaaaatacatttctcatttcccttgaatgcatcagaggCGATTGATTCGACCCCcattaatcaaacattttagaGGCTTTCATATTTACTGTTCACAAATCTGCagcatgatgttatttcagaAATGTTAGACCTTCTACTGAGGGTAAATCAGAGGAGGTCAAGTCTGTCTTTGTGGGTTCATACAGCTGAAATGAGGCTTCTGTGTagtttactatttacagtgaaactgagacttatcaGAAACAGATAATAGACGTTACTCTGGAGGGTGTAATGAACCAGAAAGTGACCGCCTTTACTTTGCAGACAAGTCCAGAGGGGTGAATGTTTCTTAACTTTCAGTCTGATCACGCTCACTTCTCAAATTGATAATTGTAGCGCGCAGAAGAGGACGTCCAGGCTGGAAGTCACTCCCAGAGAGATGTATCATTGTCAGGTTCTGAGGTGGTCTGTGTGGTAATCCAATCGTCAGCAGGTTCAGGAGCATCACAGCAAAGATGAAAGAATATCCTCCCAGAAGTTTGTCTTCACTTGAACTCGGCTGTGGAATGATAACCAACAAAGAGTCCAGCATAGAGCGGCTCCGTGAATCTGGTCTGGACTGTTTTGAggagagtcatggtttcagagacTGCGTAGAATGACAGAGTACCAGCCTTCTGGTCCAGGTACACCCCGACTCTGTTGGACAGAGGGcttaaaataaaggttttgatgTTGTCATGGATGAATTGATAACAGTTCCTGAAACACATTAACGCCCAGGACCTGTCGTTATACCCAAAGCCTCTCTCATGTACGACTCCTCTCATACACTTGTGTGTGACTGCTACTGAAACTGCGACCCCATCCCACTCCACCTCCCAATAACACCGCCCAGGCAGATGCTCTCTGCTCAGCACCTGCAGCTGGAAGATCTCACTGGGGGAGTCTAGGGAAACAAACGGCAATTGTATCCCCATTTTTATCCCACTAAATGTTTCTTCAATCCCTGTCGCTCTTCTGACCCCAGCAGATAAGGAAAGCTGCCCAGTGGCTGTGTCTCCATCCAGTGTGATTGGATATGAGTATTGTAAGAATTCGTCTCTGTTCTTGGGCTCTGGTTGTGGCAAAACATCCACTAATCTCACTGCAAGGGAAATCCTTTCCCATTCATCACTGAGGATGTTCTGAAGTGTGTTCTTGACCttaaacactgctgctgtcacaTCCTCAAAGCACTGCACAGGGCCGATGTCGATGctgcatgtgtctgcagagccAGTATCAGCTGGCAGAGCGGTGTAACTGTGAAGAAACTGGACGTTGTCTTCTGTGTTTGAGAGCAGCTCCAGCTGAGCGCTGGTCCTCCTCAGGTCAGTGAGCTCCTCGTCCAGCTTCTCTCCCAGGTCTCGGACTCGACTGACTTCTGTGTTCTGCTTTgttctgatctgctgctccaAGTCAGAGCTTCTTTTCCTAATAAGCTGGATCAGATACTTAAAGTACTCCTCACTGTCCTGCACTGCTTGATCTGCAGAGCGATTGATGGCCTCCTCCTTCAGCTGCTGCATCTTCacatcttcctctctgctctggaTCCTCTGCTGGATATTCTGCTGACTCACCCAAAGCTCGTTCTGCTTCTCggtcctctctgctgcagccgAGACTGTGTCATGGTCTTTATGACCTTCCATGGAGCAGAGATAACAAATACACTCTTGATCAGTGCGACAGAATATCTTCATCATCTCATTATGGTGAGGGCAGATGTTGTCCTGGATCTTCTTGTCGGGGTCGACCAGCTTGTGTTTCCCAAAAGCAGCGGACTCGTAGTGAGGCTGGAGGTGTTCCTCACAGTACGAGACCAGACACTGCAGACAGGACTTCAGAGCTTTACGTTTTCTCCCGGTGCAGAAATCACAGACGACATCTCCAGGTCTGGCGTAGCATCGATCGGACGGAGCGTCTTGGAGTCCAGTCTTCTTAAATCCCTCCACTAAATTTGCCAACATGGTGTTTTTCCCCAAGACCGGCCTGGGGGTGAAGATCTGTCTGCATTGAGGACAACTGTAATCCGTCTTCAGATCCTCTCCATCCCAGTGGCTTTTGATACAGCTCATACAGTAGCTGTGACCACAGGAAATCGTCACCGGAGCCTTCAGTAGATCTAGACAGATTGAGCAGCAGAATCTGTCCTGGTCCACTTGAAACCCCTGCTCTGCCATTTTACCTCTCTAGAATACGTGGAATTATAATCTTGCAGAGCTGTAAGAGGATATAATGGAGGGCTTAACAGATCAGACTTTGATTCATTCCTTGGAGATAACAGGTTGGGCCGAAGGTTGAGTTTATGGGCCCTTTGACAACACAAACATCGATAAACTACTTGGTAGGAAACTGAAACAAAGATAACGTTTATAGCTTCAGGATGACTCAAACTTAGGAAAGGTGCAGCTGTGCACACTAAACCTGCAACGAAGGAA harbors:
- the LOC117831482 gene encoding tripartite motif-containing protein 16-like — encoded protein: MAEQGFQVDQDRFCCSICLDLLKAPVTISCGHSYCMSCIKSHWDGEDLKTDYSCPQCRQIFTPRPVLGKNTMLANLVEGFKKTGLQDAPSDRCYARPGDVVCDFCTGRKRKALKSCLQCLVSYCEEHLQPHYESAAFGKHKLVDPDKKIQDNICPHHNEMMKIFCRTDQECICYLCSMEGHKDHDTVSAAAERTEKQNELWVSQQNIQQRIQSREEDVKMQQLKEEAINRSADQAVQDSEEYFKYLIQLIRKRSSDLEQQIRTKQNTEVSRVRDLGEKLDEELTDLRRTSAQLELLSNTEDNVQFLHSYTALPADTGSADTCSIDIGPVQCFEDVTAAVFKVKNTLQNILSDEWERISLAVRLVDVLPQPEPKNRDEFLQYSYPITLDGDTATGQLSLSAGVRRATGIEETFSGIKMGIQLPFVSLDSPSEIFQLQVLSREHLPGRCYWEVEWDGVAVSVAVTHKCMRGVVHERGFGYNDRSWALMCFRNCYQFIHDNIKTFILSPLSNRVGVYLDQKAGTLSFYAVSETMTLLKTVQTRFTEPLYAGLFVGYHSTAEFK